Proteins found in one Maridesulfovibrio sp. genomic segment:
- a CDS encoding SLC13 family permease, whose translation MTPEILLVMGVLAFAVLLFIFEWVRVDVVGIIMMVLLPLLGLVTPKQAISGLSSNAVVSIIAVIIIGAGLDKTGVMNSLARVILKFAGKSETRIMALIAGTVSIISGFMQNIGAAALFLPAAKRIGNQTGVPIGRLLMPMGFCAIIGGCLTLVGSSPLILLNDLMVVGGKHYEPFGMFGVTPIGLALLVAALIYFMLLGRFILPNQDVAENSGPMSELLSNTYGGIGSLYELHVPENWECDHDLMGLELRPIYFSTVVAIARERGKNHKIAPDALEKILPGDHLAVVGPIEFVQAMAAEYGWDLKEDLETFAEELSPNNAGIMEGLITPRSELVGMTLRELGIRKRFQVSPMAIFRGEKLFISGLTDITLESGDALLLHGRWEMFHMLKDRPDFVFTEEVKGEILRADKAKLALMWLAVSLVMILGLHIQLSIALLTGALGMILTKVLSIDEAYQSVDWMTVFLLGGLIPLGMAFENTGAAKYIADTIMAALGHPSSLILLTVIGALTSFFTLVASNVGATVLLVPLSMNMALNAGVDPRIAALTVAVAASNTFVLPTHQVNALIMRPGGYKTIDYVRAGTGMTILYMAVMIFAIMTLY comes from the coding sequence ATGACTCCAGAAATTCTACTAGTTATGGGGGTACTGGCCTTCGCAGTACTCCTCTTCATATTCGAATGGGTGAGGGTCGACGTTGTCGGCATCATCATGATGGTATTGCTGCCCCTGCTCGGTCTTGTCACTCCTAAACAGGCAATCAGCGGCTTGAGCAGTAACGCCGTCGTCTCAATCATCGCAGTCATCATTATCGGGGCAGGTCTGGATAAGACCGGAGTTATGAACTCCCTTGCAAGAGTTATCCTGAAATTCGCGGGAAAAAGCGAAACCAGAATTATGGCTCTTATTGCCGGAACCGTATCCATTATCTCAGGATTTATGCAGAACATCGGCGCAGCGGCCCTGTTCCTGCCTGCGGCAAAACGTATCGGTAACCAGACTGGAGTCCCTATCGGCAGATTGCTCATGCCCATGGGCTTCTGTGCGATTATCGGTGGCTGTCTCACTCTTGTAGGTTCCAGCCCGCTGATTCTTCTGAATGATCTTATGGTCGTAGGTGGAAAACACTACGAGCCGTTCGGAATGTTTGGAGTTACCCCCATAGGACTGGCTCTGCTTGTTGCAGCGCTGATCTACTTCATGCTGCTGGGACGTTTCATCCTTCCCAATCAGGATGTAGCGGAAAACTCCGGTCCCATGTCCGAACTGCTTTCCAATACTTACGGCGGAATCGGCTCACTTTATGAGCTGCATGTTCCCGAAAACTGGGAATGTGATCATGACCTTATGGGTCTTGAACTTCGCCCTATCTACTTTTCAACAGTAGTAGCTATTGCACGCGAAAGAGGCAAGAATCATAAAATAGCTCCTGATGCGCTGGAAAAGATACTGCCCGGTGACCATCTGGCTGTAGTCGGTCCTATTGAATTCGTTCAAGCAATGGCTGCGGAATACGGATGGGACCTTAAGGAAGACCTTGAGACTTTTGCCGAAGAACTTTCTCCCAACAATGCAGGAATCATGGAAGGTCTCATCACCCCCCGTTCCGAACTGGTGGGCATGACTCTTCGTGAACTGGGTATCCGCAAGCGTTTTCAGGTTTCCCCCATGGCTATTTTCAGAGGGGAAAAACTGTTCATCAGCGGACTGACCGATATCACCCTTGAGTCCGGGGACGCCTTGCTGCTCCACGGTCGCTGGGAAATGTTCCACATGCTCAAAGACAGACCGGATTTCGTCTTTACCGAAGAGGTAAAAGGAGAAATCCTGCGGGCCGATAAAGCTAAACTGGCTCTCATGTGGCTGGCGGTATCACTTGTGATGATTCTCGGCCTGCATATCCAGCTTTCCATCGCACTGCTCACCGGTGCTCTGGGTATGATTCTGACCAAAGTTCTGAGCATTGACGAAGCATACCAGTCCGTTGACTGGATGACAGTCTTCCTGCTCGGAGGACTTATTCCTCTGGGTATGGCCTTTGAGAATACCGGAGCTGCAAAATACATTGCCGATACTATCATGGCTGCACTGGGACATCCTTCGTCCCTGATTCTGCTGACCGTTATCGGCGCACTGACCTCGTTCTTCACTCTGGTAGCTTCAAACGTCGGCGCAACCGTACTTCTGGTTCCGTTGTCGATGAACATGGCCCTCAATGCCGGGGTTGATCCACGCATAGCGGCGCTTACTGTAGCGGTGGCGGCATCCAACACATTCGTGCTGCCAACACATCAGGTAAACGCTCTCATCATGCGACCCGGTGGGTACAAAACAATCGACTATGTACGAGCCGGGACAGGGATGACCATCCTCTACATGGCGGTAATGATCTTCGCCATTATGACGCTCTACTAA
- the nhaB gene encoding sodium/proton antiporter NhaB, with amino-acid sequence MEPTFLQSLGSNFLGHAPNWYKKVIIAFLILNPVLMFTAGPIVAGWALIAEFIFTLAMALKCYPLPAGGLLALEAVVLGMTSAETIYHEALNNFEVILLLIFMVAGIYFMKEFLQFTFTRILVRVQSKILISLMFCFAGAFLSAFLDALTVTAVIIAVAYSFYNIYHRFASGKTMNCDHDLCSDNAVVEKNRQDLVEFRAFLRNLMMHGAVGTALGGVCTLVGEPQNLLIGGEMGWHFVEFFLEVMPVSLPVLGVGLLTCVFVEQFHLFGYGAKLPGDIRSHLLETAVEMEEKEGQRGKTRLLIQTLTGIWLVAALAFHLAAVGIIGLSVIIILTSMNGYIEEHQLGKAFEEALPFTALLVVFFSIVAVIHDQGIFHPIIEFVLSMKGQAQLVAYYLANGLLSAISDNVFVATVYISETKLHFINLLGTLPDIGMTGQALMEKLTDPHLMRADVVAGMPQATASKALEIMHQFDKLAVAINTGTNIPSVATPNGQAAFLFLLTSALAPVIRLSYGRMVMLALPYTITMSITGLLAVNYFL; translated from the coding sequence ATGGAGCCCACTTTTCTGCAATCACTGGGTAGTAACTTTCTCGGCCATGCTCCCAATTGGTACAAGAAAGTAATTATTGCCTTCCTCATATTAAATCCTGTGCTTATGTTCACAGCCGGCCCTATTGTCGCCGGCTGGGCGCTTATTGCCGAATTCATTTTTACTCTGGCAATGGCTCTCAAATGCTATCCCCTGCCCGCAGGTGGTTTACTGGCGCTGGAAGCTGTCGTGCTGGGTATGACTTCAGCGGAAACCATCTATCATGAAGCTTTGAACAATTTCGAAGTTATCCTGCTGCTGATATTCATGGTGGCCGGTATTTATTTCATGAAAGAGTTTCTACAGTTCACCTTCACCCGTATTCTGGTGAGAGTTCAGTCCAAGATACTAATTTCACTGATGTTCTGTTTTGCAGGCGCATTCCTTTCCGCTTTTCTGGACGCACTGACTGTAACCGCCGTCATTATCGCTGTGGCCTACAGCTTCTACAACATCTACCACCGATTCGCTTCAGGAAAGACCATGAACTGTGATCATGATCTCTGCAGCGACAACGCCGTGGTTGAGAAGAACCGTCAGGATCTGGTCGAATTCAGAGCCTTCCTGCGTAACCTGATGATGCATGGCGCTGTGGGAACCGCGCTGGGTGGAGTCTGCACTCTGGTGGGTGAACCACAGAACCTGCTTATCGGCGGAGAAATGGGCTGGCATTTTGTAGAATTCTTTCTTGAAGTCATGCCGGTATCGCTGCCTGTTCTGGGTGTGGGACTGCTGACCTGTGTTTTCGTGGAACAATTCCACCTCTTCGGATACGGAGCGAAACTGCCCGGGGATATCCGTTCCCACCTGCTGGAAACAGCGGTAGAAATGGAAGAAAAAGAAGGACAGAGAGGCAAAACCAGATTGCTTATCCAGACCCTTACCGGTATCTGGCTCGTTGCTGCTTTAGCATTTCACCTTGCGGCAGTTGGTATCATCGGCCTCTCGGTAATTATCATTCTGACCTCCATGAACGGGTACATCGAAGAACACCAGCTTGGTAAGGCTTTTGAAGAAGCCCTGCCCTTCACGGCATTGCTGGTCGTCTTCTTTTCAATTGTAGCCGTTATTCATGATCAGGGAATCTTCCATCCCATCATTGAATTTGTACTCAGCATGAAAGGACAGGCACAGCTTGTAGCATACTACCTTGCAAACGGCCTGCTCTCCGCAATTTCAGATAACGTCTTTGTAGCTACTGTCTACATCTCAGAAACCAAACTTCACTTCATCAACCTGCTTGGAACACTACCGGATATAGGCATGACCGGTCAGGCTCTGATGGAAAAGCTCACCGATCCGCATCTGATGCGGGCCGATGTTGTTGCAGGAATGCCTCAAGCTACCGCATCCAAGGCGCTTGAGATCATGCATCAGTTCGACAAGCTTGCCGTAGCCATCAACACTGGAACCAACATCCCCAGTGTGGCAACCCCTAACGGACAGGCCGCTTTTCTGTTTCTCCTGACCTCTGCCCTTGCTCCGGTCATAAGGCTTTCTTATGGCCGGATGGTAATGCTCGCATTGCCATATACCATCACCATGTCCATAACTGGACTCTTGGCTGTAAATTACTTTTTGTAA